A stretch of Primulina tabacum isolate GXHZ01 chromosome 13, ASM2559414v2, whole genome shotgun sequence DNA encodes these proteins:
- the LOC142522344 gene encoding uncharacterized protein LOC142522344 translates to MALIIPSHLKFKPPNFLRQQKFSHFDSRDEVFSAKNSTNTLLTSRNHCLPHKFAKPFGVRRFSVLTRACSDGDGVEIFAAKEQPFASDVDTSKDSSSSWNDGYIAMFVRMLGLDNDPQDREQAVVTLWKYSLGGKEYVDNIMRFSGIVNLIVNLLKLDSDSACEAAAGLLRVISAINVYRDLVAESAAVEEMTGLLRRCPLSSEVKEQSICTLWNLSVDGKVRARITSSEILPLLVKFLEDEDLKVIEAAGGVLANLALSHSEHEIMIEAGVIPKLAKFLKFELEESKVIRKVARNALLEFAKDEYNRILVMEEGIVLVPLIGTAAYKSFRPALYSWPYLPDGTEIEQTSKGPSKYGASELLLGLNVQEKNIDLDEAKINALAGRTQQQFLARIGAIEMEFDNKSDNHCNSNERFTLLPWIDGVARLVLILGLEDESAIARAARSIADASFNEHMRISFMEAGALKFLIQLINHSSDTIRLAVLQALDKMSISNDVCQKIEAEGVLHPLINLLKHSKLETSQSLIATILSILTRILDPNKGITLKVFNGTVNNSKDGWDETGNPKSDEGNDTVSSKSSPSGQTVDLNELVDSTVFTSLVDIMKTSNPDLQRKASSIIEFITMIKPCVEKLVLADIESGLEAVFRQKSLTETEDDAQGKQPELRSLELEEAGQAVSAASRLLTRLLDHDHFRQTVNYPHLTELLRTILVSDTPLHYKDRVAASLVKLSSLSGRYSGFENPISTEVTLYETIPRLILQIQSSSFPEVQQAAVLELNRIISEGLMDSSRAVASEGGIFALVKLMEIGNDRAKEASLEILCSLGMDSENHAVIVAAGAVPILKKIVLSQGPQWTRALSLLRTLPT, encoded by the exons ATGGCGTTAATAATACCATCCCATCTCAAATTCAAGCCACCCAATTTTCTTCGACAGCAGAAATTCTCGCATTTTGATTCTCGGGACGAAGTTTTTTCAGCTAAAAATTCCACGAATACTCTCCTTACTTCAAGAAACCATTGTCTTCCTCACAAATTCGCTAAACCCTTTGGCGTCCGTAGATTTTCTGTGTTGACAAGAGCTTGCAGTGATGGCGATGGAGTTGAAATTTTTGCTGCCAAAGAACAGCCATTTGCTTCT GATGTTGATACTTCAAAGGACAGCTCATCCAGCTGGAATGACGGTTATATCGCAATGTTTGTCCGGATGCTAGGTTTGGATAATGATCCTCAAGATAGAGAACAGGCTGTTGTGACACTGTGGAAGTACTCACTTGGTGGCAAGGAGTATGTTGACAACATTATGAGATTTAGTGGCATTGTAAATCTCATAGTTAACCTTCTAAAATTAGACTCTGATTCCGCGTGTGAAGCAGCTGCTGGTCTTTTACGGGTTATATCCGCAATTAATGTCTATCGAGATTTAGTTGCTGAGAGTGCTGCAGTAGAAGAGATGACTGGCCTATTGAGACGATGTCCCTTGTCTTCTGAG GTGAAGGAGCAAAGTATATGTACTTTGTGGAACTTGTCTGTAGATGGGAAGGTTAGAGCGAGAATTACCAGCTCCGAGATCCTGCCTCTACTTGTCAAGTTCTTGGAGGACGAAGATTTGAAAGTTATCGAGGCTGCTGGTGGAGTTTTGGCTAACTTGGCATTGAGCCATTCAGAGCATGAAATAATGATTGAAGCTGGTGTTATACCTAAACTG GCAAAGTTCTTGAAGTTTGAGCTTGAAGAATCTAAAGTCATCAGAAAGGTAGCGAGAAATGCTTTGTTGGAATTTGCTAAAGATGAGTATAATAGGATACTTGTTATGGAGGAGGGTATAGTGTTAGTCCCTTTGATTGGGACAGCTGCCTACAAGTCTTTCAGACCAGCATTGTACTCATGGCCTTATTTACCCGATGGTACTGAGATTGAACAGACATCAAAAGGTCCTTCTAAATATGGTGCTTCAGAACTACTGCTCGGATTAAATGTTCAGGAAAAAAATATCGATTTGGATGAGGCAAAGATTAACGCTTTGGCGGGACGGACACAACAGCAGTTTCTTGCCCGTATAGGTGCAATAGAAATGGAGTTTGATAATAAATCTGACAACCATTGCAATTCAAATGAGAGGTTTACGCTCTTGCCATGGATAGATGGTGTCGCTCGATTGGTTTTAATTCTTGGACTTGAAGATGAGTCAGCTATTGCTAGAGCTGCAAGGTCTATTGCCGATGCATCCTTCAATGAACATATGCGGATTTCATTTATGGAAGCTGGTGCTCTCAAGTTTCTTATTCAGTTAATTAATCATTCAAGTGACACTATTAGATTGGCCGTACTTCAAGCCTTGGACAAGATGTCCATCAG CAATGATGTATGCCAGAAAATTGAAGCAGAAGGCGTTTTGCATCCTCTAATAAATTTGCTGAAGCATTCTAAGTTAGAGACATCTCAGAGCTTAATTGCAACG ATTCTGAGCATTCTTACTCGGATTTTGGACCCCAACAAAGGTATAACGTTGAAG GTTTTCAATGGAACAGTCAATAATTCAAAAGATGGATGGGATGAGACTGGGAATCCAAAATCAGATGAGGGGAATGACACGGTGTCATCAAAATCGTCCCCCAG TGGACAGACCGTTGATTTGAACGAGCTTGTTGATTCCACTGTCTTTACTTCCCTAGTGGATATAATGAAGACATCAAATCCAGATTTGCAGAGAAAAGCTTCGTCAATCATCGAGTTTATTACCATGATCAAACCTTGTGTGGAAAAGCTCGTCTTAGCAGATATTGAATCTGGTCTAGAAGCAGTTTTTCGACAAAAATCTTTGACAG AAACGGAAGACGACGCCCAGGGCAAACAGCCCGAACTACGCTCCCTGGAACTTGAAGAAGCTGGCCAAGCAGTATCTGCAGCATCCCGATTACTCACTCGATTACTAGACCACGACCACTTTCGCCAAACCGTAAATTATCCCCATTTAACGGAACTTCTTCGCACTATCCTTGTTTCTGACACCCCTCTTCATTATAAAGACAGGGTCGCCGCATCCCTTGTTAAACTCAGCTCATTGTCAGGGCGTTACTCAGGATTTGAGAACCCGATAAGTACGGAAGTAACTCTTTACGAGACGATCCCAAGATTGATACTACAGATCCAAAGCTCATCCTTCCCTGAAGTCCAACAAGCTGCTGTTTTAGAGCTCAACAGGATAATATCAGAAGGGTTGATGGATTCTTCCCGGGCTGTTGCTTCGGAAGGCGGGATTTTTGCATTGGTGAAGTTGATGGAAATTGGTAATGACCGAGCTAAGGAGGCGAGCTTAGAAATTCTTTGTAGTCTAGGAATGGATAGCGAGAACCATGCTGTGATTGTAGCAGCCGGGGCTGTTCCAATCTTGAAGAAAATCGTGCTTTCTCAAGGGCCGCAGTGGACGCGCGCCCTTAGTCTGCTTAGAACTTTGCCTACATAG